A genomic region of Paralichthys olivaceus isolate ysfri-2021 chromosome 18, ASM2471397v2, whole genome shotgun sequence contains the following coding sequences:
- the LOC109626303 gene encoding rab11 family-interacting protein 1-like: protein MSLADLQWCPTSVQVTVLQARGLRVKGKGGTNDAYAVMQVGKEKYQTSVVEKSVAPVWREEAAFDLPPLLLLHQGAGGAGGGGGERGTLRVHVLHRALVGPDKLLGQAVINLLQLSEDKSRSKTEWFKLLDKTGKADKDRGEVFLDIQFMRNNMTASMFDLSAAGKSRSRLGKFKDKVRGKKKESDAASGVLRSFSPVLTDSEGEANGDEEVAAGKDDKKKKHKMKSLFSSKSNLQRNMSQSMSILPAKNSSLSGSQSSGLNMDSSEGKKKFKFKIHKRSGSSDGKDSSSSHQKNATTEQSNLCINGSHVYCEEPQNRISRIGSNFSLASSGHGSMEDVPESSPPSVESLQAVRQYSAWREEEEEEEEETAEVENLTEEHRKDEEEMTRMEEERRRKEDVDERLRKQEEALKRLAEQKRRQEEEERKRIAEEKVRREENESLRRQEEALERLAEQKRRQEEEERKKIEEERVRKEEEERLRRQEEALERLAEQKRRQEEEERKRIEEERVRREEEERLRRQEEEEQVRREEEQKRERLAEEKRRQEEEERKRVEEEEKWQREEEERIRMEKERVQEKRMRQEEEERIRRQEEEHRLAEEQRRMEEERMIEEERRKEEEQMRRREEEECEAKRRLEEKEQKQREEEERIRKEEERRQEEEERIRKEEERRQEEEDRAIKEKEEYERLAEERGKLEQKERERVEAEERIIREQEESMRMEEERKREEEEAERVRREDEKRRLEEQEKTIIEEEEKRQREEEERIRKEEAHRARKEKEKYEKMVEEKRKLEEQERRQKEEEERIKHEDEEKIRIEEERRRREEDEERAKKEEMERLEEEKRRLEEQEKRRIEEEGKRRREEEERKRRVEEAGREKREEEARKLEMEKLTDAEEQKKKDNKTKDGHKAPGKKSKVAEESPAGDTSTNPFDETCSNNEDVPDSPAAPDSSPSKVSKVKQGYTAAVSSVGSETRSADQKDLIGAQRDKRLAPQPPRGNVSESQREQDVSKPHQTQINKQSNDKDVKTASVLPQRSVQVITPLSQSHKDTKNFQSSMQTSTAKGTGGVAKHSKRPAPSRPSVKEELSSKPKSLSSSLGGGSETKQASVIYGSNPFEDDEDEPTAQDDTQPPPDSVHWPPSVSQDAASQAKFKSSKMARAPPPPAQTVPTSSTLAQENTDRGHATHPAGVAAPDKGAKQTRAPQPEVMTPASIKDTSLKEPQPARAQNTAEVTGVKKEGPPMTSRRLQPVKPLNPPEQESAPVVHLEKNNSTEILSEVQDKTKILSQVNDSGTKGPYSQLTQEELISLVLKQEKQLSERDKTISELELYIDNLLVRVIEENPSILMSLSSLKRTV, encoded by the exons ATGTCCCTGGCGGATCTGCAGTGGTGTCCCACAAGCGTCCAGGTAACGGTGCTCCAAGCCCGAGGCCTCAGGGTGAAGGGGAAAGGCGGCACCAACGATGCGTACGCGGTCATGCAAGTGGGCAAGGAGAAGTACCAGACCTCGGTGGTGGAGAAGAGTGTAGCTCCggtgtggagggaggaggccGCGTTCGAcctgccgccgctgctgctgcttcaccagggcgcaggaggagcaggtggaggaggaggagagcgcgGCACGTTGCGCGTCCACGTCCTGCACCGGGCCCTGGTGGGTCCAGACAAACTGCTGGGACAGGCTGTCAtcaacctgctgcagctcagtgaggaCAAAAGCCGCAGCAAGACCGA ATGGTTTAAGTTGCTGGACAAGACAGGCAaggcagacaaagacagaggagaggttTTTCTGGACATCCAGTTCATGAGGAACAACATGACCGCCAGCATGTTCGAcctctctgctgcaggaaaatcCCGCTCCCGCCTGGGCAAGTTCAAGGACAAGGTTCGCGGCAAGAAGAAGGAATCCGATGCTGCGTCTGGCGTGCTGCGATCCTTCAGCCCGGTTCTGACGGACAGTGAGGGGGAGGCAAACGGAGATGAGGAGGTGGCTGCGGGGAAGgatgacaaaaagaagaaacataaaatgaaatctttgttttcttccaagTCCAACCTGCAGAGGAACATGTCTCAGTCCATGTCTATTCTACCCGCGAAGAACTCATCGCTTAGTGGCAGCCAATCGTCTGGTCTGAATATGGATTCCTCTGAAG GTAAAAAGAAGTTCAAGTTCAAGATTCACAAACGCTCGGGTAGCTCAGACGGCAAAGATTCCTCCTCTAGTCACCAGAAAAATGCTACTACAGAGCAGAGCAACTTGTGCATCAATGGCAGCCATGTTTACTGTGAAGAGCCACAGAACCGCATTTCTCGCATCGGGTCAAACTTCAGTCTGGCCAGTTCAGGCCATGGATCCATGGAAGACGTCCCTGAAAGCTCTCCTCCGTCAGTGGAGTCACTTCAGGCAGTGAGGCAATATTCTGcctggagagaagaggaggaagaggaggaagaggagacggcTGAAGTAGAAAATTTAACAGAGGAACATagaaaggatgaagaggaaatgacaaggatggaggaggagaggaggagaaaagaagatgTAGATGAGAGGTTGAGGAAACAAGAAGAAGCTCTTAAGAGGTTGGCTgagcagaagaggagacaggaggaggaagaaagaaaaaggattgCAGAAGAGAAGGTTAGACGAGAGGAAAATGAGAGTTTGAGGAGGCAAGAAGAAGCTCTTGAGAGGTTGGCTgagcagaagaggagacaagaggaggaagaaagaaaaaagattgaAGAAGAGAGGGttagaaaagaggaagaggagaggttgAGGAGGCAAGAAGAAGCTCTTGAGAGGTTGGCTgagcagaagaggagacaagaggaggaagaaagaaaaaggattgAAGAAGAGAGGGttagaagagaggaagaggagaggttgAGGAggcaagaagaggaggaacaggttaggagagaagaagaacaaaagcgTGAGAGACtagcagaggaaaagaggagacaagaggaagaagaaagaaagagagttgaggaggaagaaaaatggcaaagagaggaagaggaaaggattaggatggagaaagagagggtcCAGGAAAAGAGGAtgagacaagaggaagaagagaggatcaggagacaagaggaagagCATAGGTTAGctgaggaacagaggagaatggaagaagaaagaatgattgaggaagagaggagaaaagaggaagaacaaatgAGAAGACGGGAGGAAGAAGAGTGTGAGGCAAAGAGGAGACTAGAGGAAAAAGAACAGAAgcaaagggaggaagaggaaaggattaggaaagaggaggagaggagacaggaggaagaggaaaggattaggaaagaggaggagaggagacaggaggaagaggatagggccataaaagaaaaggaagaatatGAGAGATTGgcagaggaaagagggaaaCTAGAGCAGAAAGAAAGGGAAAGGGTGGAGGCTGAAGAGAGAATTATAAGGGAGCAAGAAGAAAGTatgaggatggaggaagagaggaagagggaagaagaggaagcagagagggTTAGGAGAGAAGACGAGAAGAGGAGACTGGAAGAACAGGAAAAGACGATAattgaggaagaagaaaaaaggcaaagggaggaagaagagagaattAGGAAAGAGGAAGCGCATAGGGCtaggaaggaaaaggaaaaatatgagaaaatggtagaagagaagaggaaactgGAGGAACaagagagaagacaaaaagaggaagaggagagaattAAACAcgaagatgaagaaaaaattaggattgaggaggagaggaggagaagagaagaggatgaagagcgggcaaaaaaggaagaaatggaaagattggaagaggaaaagaggagactAGAGGaacaagagaagaggaggattgaagaagaaggaaaaagacgaagggaggaagaggagaggaagaggagggtggaggaagctgggagggagaaaagagaggaagaggccaGAAAGCTTGAGATGGAAAAGTTAACAGACgcagaagaacagaagaaaaaagacaataaaacaaaggaTGGACACAAAGCTCCTGGCAAGAAATCCAAAGTGGCTGAGGAGAGTCCTGCAGGAGACACGTCCACTAACCCGTTTGATGAGACCTGCTCAAATAACGAGGACGTCCCAGACTCACCTGCTGCACCCGACAGCAGCCCCTCCAAagtgtcaaaggtcaaacaagG ATATACAGCTGCTGTGTCATCAGTGGGAAGCGAGACTCGTTCCGCTGATCAAAAGGACCTGATTGGTGCTCAGCGGGACAAGCGACTGGCTCCTCAGCCTCCAAGGGGGAATGTATCTGAGAGTCAGAGGGAGCAAGATGTTTCTAAACCACATCAGACACAAATTAACAAGCAGAGTAATGACAAAGACGTCAAAACCGCAAGTGTTCTCCCTCAGCGTTCGGTGCAAGTAATCACTCCCCTGAGTCAATCCCACAAAGATACGAAGAACTTCCAGAGCTCGATGCAAACTAGTACCGCCAAAGGAACAGGAGGTGTGGCCAAACACAGTAAACGCCCTGCACCATCTAGACCTTCAGTGAAAGAGGAGCTGTCGTCTAAACCGAAAAGCCTTTCCTCTTCCCTGGGAGGTGgctcagagacaaaacaagCCTCTGTCATTTATGGCTCAAATCCATTTGAAGACGACGAAGATGAGCCCACAGCACAAGATGATACACAACCACCCCCCGATTCAGTACACTGGCCTCCATCTGTGTCCCAGGATGCCGCCTCTCAAGCTAAATTCAAATCCTCCAAAATGGCCCgtgctcctccacctcctgcacaGACGGTTCCAACATCAAGCACTTTAGCgcaagaaaacacagacagaggtcACGCTACACACCCTGCAGGTGTCGCTGCACCGGATAAAGGTGCAAAGCAAACGCGTGCCCCGCAGCCAGAGGTCATGACCCCTGCTTCTATCAAGGACACTTCACTAAAAGAGCCGCAGCCTGCGAGAGCTCAAAACACTGCAGAGGTGACGGGTGTGAAAAAGGAAGGGCCTCCTATGACGTCACGTAG GCTTCAGCCGGTAAAACCTCTTAATCCTCCGGAACAGGAATCTGCCCCCGTTGTTCATTTGGAGAAAAATAACTCCACAGAAATTCTGAGTGAAGTTCAGGATAAAACAAAG ATTCTCTCGCAGGTAAATGACAGTGGGACCAAAGGTCCGTACTCCCAGCTCACTCAGGAGGAACTCATCTCTCTGGTGCTGAAACAGGAGAAGCAGCTTTCTGAAAGAGACAAAACGATATCAGAGCTGGAGCTGTACATCGACAACTTACTCGTGCGCGTCATAGAAGAGAACCCCAGCATCCTGATGTCCTTGAGCTCTTTGAAGAGAACAGTGTAG